The DNA sequence CAGATTTTTGGTTTTTCAATGGATGAGAAGTTGATACTACTTGGGTTTGGACTGTTGATGTTTATGCCTGGTCTTAATTTTTTGACATGGAAAGATACTCAAAAGATTCCTTATGAGATTATTTTTTTATTTGGAGCAGGGTTTAGCATTGCCACAGCTTTTTCGCAGACTGGACTGGCTTCTGAGATTGCAAATAGGCTTAATTTTATTACCCATATGCCGTTATGGGGAATGTTTTTTATTGTAGCAATATTTGTGACCTTCTCTACAGAGATGACGAGCAATACAGCACTTACTTCTATTGCCATTCCTATCTTCTATGAGTTTGCTAGGCAAATGCCACAAAATGAGGGCATTATACTTCTGATGATAGCAACTGTTGCTGCTTCTTATGCTTTTATGTTGCCTATTGCCACACCACCCAATGCAATTGTGATGAGTTCACGCATTATCTCTATTGGGGAGATGGCAATGATAGGATTGAAGTTAAATTTTATCGGTGTAGTCGTATTGAGCTTTGTTGCCTATTTTCTTTGGGGATAAGTTGTTTAAATTGTGACAATATGACATATTTTCTCTCTCTGTGGTAATCAAAATGATATGATATGCCAAAAAAGAGAGTACATGAGCCCTAAAGTTCCCTATCATATCAGTGCATTAAAAGTGATGCGAAAATATCCCTCTGAACTTTTTTTCCGAGGTAATCTTTCTTTACTTGATCGTCCCATGGTCTCTATTGTTGGGACACGCACACCATCACTCTATACGCAAGAGTTTACCAGAAGACTATCTGGTGCACTTGCAAAACGTGGCATTTGTGTGGTTAGTGGTGCAGCTATGGGTGTAGATGCGCTAGCACATGAGGCAGCAGGATTGGACAATACTATTGCGGTATTGGGGTGTGGTTTAGACATCCGATATCCTGCAATCAATAAAGAACTTATCTCTGGTATCGAAAAAGAGGGATTACTTCTTGGACCGTTTGTTGATGGATTTCGTGCAACAAACTGGAGTTTTGTAGTACGTAATGAACTGGTTGTTTCGTTGGGAGAACTACTTATTGTAACAGAGGCAGATATAAGAAGTGGCTCTTTGCGCTCTGTCGAATATGCAGTTGAAATGGGAAAAGAGATTTATGTACTTCCTCACCGCCTAACAGACAGTATGGGAACAAATAAGCTACTTGCCGAAAAAAAAGCAAAACCAATTTATGATGTAGAGCATTTTGTGTCACGTTTTGGAAAAGCAGTTGAGCAGACTGTAGTAAAGGATGACTTTTTCTATTTCTGCCAAAGAATGCCATCGCTAGATGAAACAGTAAAAAAATTTGGTGATAGAGTGTATGAGGCAGAACTTGAGGGAACCATTACGATACAACATGGTATCGTACGGTTAACTTAAATCTATTTTTTCTTTATTTTTTCTTTAATTAGACTTTGAATCATATTGTCAAGGGTTTCTTCAGGAAGAAATCCCTCATGAATCATTCTTACTTCCCCTTTTGTATCAACCACTACCAAAAAAGGGATAGCACCTCCCCACTGGGATCTAGTTTGAATATAGTGAACAAAAACTCGGTTCTGTTTTATAGAAAAGACTGAATAGTTAATGCCTGCTCTTTTGATAAATATTTTGAGTTGCTCAAGGCTCATTGGGAATCTTGGATCGTCTCCTTGTACTTCGATTGCTATAATTTTTAATTTATCTTTATACTTTTTTTTCAAACTAATTAAATGAGGAATGCTTGCTAAGCAAGGGGGACAATGGTTCCCAAAAAACTCAAGAAAGATAACTTTACCTTCCATACCAGAAATCTTAAGTCCTTCTGGTGTTCCTGTGACCTTGTATGTTTTCCCATTAAGATCTGTAATCTTGATATTAAGTTCCTTGGTAGTATTTTGAGCGTTAAGATGACCCATAAATCCAAGAGTGAACAGTATTGCAAGAAATAGTTTTTTCATCTGTGTGAACCTTCATATAGTATTGTTATGACACATTATAGACATTATATACTAATGATTATATAATTATTGTGAAATATACGATAAAAAAGTTTTAAGTTTTGTATTTCAAAAGACACAAAGAGCACCAAAAGATTCTATCTAAAGGGAGGAAGAAAATATATAATTAAGGAGACCAAATAAAATCTTAGGGGAGGATTCTTTTGGTTCACTTTTGATGCTCTTGCAATGCAAGTATAAATAATAAAGCTTAACCGAATGCTAATAATGAAAAGATACAATAGTAGGTAATTGAGTAGTGAAGGATTGTAATGTTTAAAAAAGTTTTAGTTGGCTTAAGTATGTGTAGTGTGGTTTTGTTGGCTAATATTTCATTGGAGCATAAGGTTGGGCAGATGCTGATGGTAGGGTTTCATGGAATAAGCGCAAAGCCAGAGTCACAGATTTGTAAAGATATTAAGAAATATGATCTTGGAGCAGTTATCTTATTTGACTTTAATCCAGTGGATAAAACAAAGCCCAAAAATATTGCCAATAAAGCACAAATGACACGTTTAACAAAAGAGCTACAAGCGTGTAGCCCAAAACACAATTTGCTCATTGCTGTTGATCAGGAGGGTGGGCGGGTACAGCGTCTTAAAAGTCAGTATGGTTTTTATGGAAAATTTCCAAAAGCAGCCAATGTGGTAAAGTTTGGTATGCCAAAGATGAGGCAGACCTATGAGAAGATGGCAAGAGAGCTTAAAAGTGTAGGCATTAACTATAATCTCGCACCAGTGGTTGATTTAGATATCAACCAGAAAAATCATGTCATTCATGGACTAGGACGCTCTTTTGGTAAAGATCCTCAAATGGTAACAAAATATGCTTCTCTCTTCATGGATGCAATGCATCACTATGGAGTCCTAACCTCGCTTAAGCACTTTCCAGGACATGGTTCGTCAGTGGGTGATACACACAAAGGATTTGTTGATGTAACAAACCTTTGGAGATCGATAGAGCTAGAACCCTATAGATTGCTTAGTCATCAAGCCGATACTGTCATGGTGGCACATGTATTTAATAAGAAACTTGATATAAAATATCCCGCAACACTCTCTCGTAAAACCGTAGAAGGATTATTACGAAAAAAGCTTGATTTTAATGGTGTGGTTATTACCGATGATCTTCAAATGGGCGCTATTAGTAAAACGTACGGACTTAAAACAACTTTACAGCTTGCCATTAATGCAGGAGATGATATGTTACTTTTCGGTAACCAGATTGACCCTAAAAAAGTAGTATCGATCCAAAGGCTTGTCAAATTAGTCATACAACTTGTCAAAGAGGGAAAGGTAAGTAAAAAACGTATTAATCAGTCATATAGACGCATACGGATACTAAAAAAGAGGATACGGTAGCCCGCCATTACTATAAAGATATAATGCATAACTTTTATTTATAGTAACTATTTTAGCAAAATTACTCTATAATGCATTATCTGACTCATTATTTTGTCAATATACTCAAGGAAACACTATGATACATCAAAATCTTGAAATAAAATTTTCACGCTATGGTCGATGGATTACTTCTATTCCAATTAAAATAGTTTTATTTTCTATTGCAATACTGATACCCTTTATTGTGCATGTACCAAAAATAAAAATAGATACCTCTACTGAAGGATTTATGCATCCAAATGATCCTGTATTGCAAACCTATAACCATTTTCGTGAACAATTTGGGCGCGAAGAGCGTGTTATTGTTGCAATTAAGAGCGACAAGATATTTACACTCCCATTTTTACAGACACTGCGTCAATTACATCAAGCACTTGCAAGTAGTGTGCCTCACATAGATGATATAACATCGCTTTATAATGTACGCAATACACTTGGAGAAGAAGACAAACTCTATACTGATGATTTGCTTGAACCTTTTCCAAAAACACAAGCAGATGTAGAGCGTATTAAGCATCGTGCAATGAAATCACATTTTTACAAAGATCTTTTTGTTTCAAGCAATGGAAATATGACAGCCATTATTTTGGAGAGTGATGCCTATTCTCAAGCAGGTACTTCTTCTGAAAGTATTGATGATGATATTGGTGGTTTCGATGAAGCAACACAAGAATCAGATGTTCGATCAGATGATGAATCAGGAAGTGATTCGCAAGGTAGACATTTTTTGACTGATCAAGAAAATAGTGAATTTGTTCAGGCAATTCATTCAATTGTCAGACAATATCGTGATAAAGGATTAGATATCTATGTTGCGGGAAGTGCATCAGTAGTTGATGCACTTAAAGTGCAGATGCGAAATGATATGCAAAAGTTTACACGCACAACTTTTTTGATTATTGTCATATTTTTTCTTGTAATGTTTCGACGTATTAGTGCAACAATCTATCCAGTGATTGTAGTAATTTTGGCATTACTGACAACGGTAGGTGCGATGGCTTGGACAGGTGTGGCATTTAAGCTTCCTACTCAAATTGTACCTTCATTATTGCTCGCAGTAAGTGTGGGGGCAACAGTACATGTGCTTTCAATCTTTTTTGATAAATTTAATGAAAAAGGAGATAAAGCCGAAGCAATAGAATATACACTCGGACACTCTGGGTTAGCAATAGCTATGACATCGATCACAACTGCAATTGGTGTAGGGTCATTTGCAGGTAGTGAAGTGGCACCAATTTCAGACTTAGGTATTTTTGCTGCATTTGGGGTGCTGGTATCACTCTTTTTAACACTTACGCTCTTGCCCGCACTTTTAATGATTACACGCTTAAAGCCACGCAAGAAAAGTGAACCAGGTAGGCTAGATCGTATCATGGAAAAGTTGGCAATACTGCCTATATACTACTATAAGCAAATTTTGATTGTAGGGGGTATATTAGTGATGCTTTCATTGGCAATGGCAACTAAAATTGAACCTTCACACAATCCACTTTTTTGGTTTCAGCCTGATAATATCAATCGTGTTTCAACTCTTGCGATTGATCGTGAAATGAATGGATCGCTTACTATTGAAGCAGTGGTCGATACGGGCAAAGAAAATGGCTGGAATGATCCTGTGCGTCTGAAAAAACTTGATACATTGGCTAAAGAGTTTGAACACTATCGTGACCCCTATACACATATTGGTAAGGTTGTTTCACTTCATACAATTGTTAAAGAGACCAACAAAGCTTTGCATGCTAACGATGAACACTTTTATACAATCCCAAATAGTGTTAACTTGGTGGCCCAAGAGTTACTCCTGTTTGAAAATAGTGGTAGTGATGATTTGGAAGATGTGGTCGATTCGCAATTTTCTAAAGTACGTATCACGGTTAAGATTCCATGGACCGATTCAGTTAAAGCTGTTGGTGTGCGTAACTACCTTCAAAGACGCTTACAGGAAACTTTTCCAAATGATAAGGTAGAAGTAACAGGAATGGTTTCATTGCTAATTAACACTTTTTCTCAAGCAGTACATTCAGCAATACAAAGTTATTTTATTGCTTTTACACTTATCTCATTGATGATGATATTGATACTTGGCTCAGTACGTTTGGGGCTCTTTAGTATGATTCCTAACCTTGTCCCAATTATTTTGGGACTTTTTATTATGGTTCTTAAGCCCATATCACTAGATATGTTTACGCTCTTAATAGGTTCTATTGCTATTGGTTTGGCAGTGGATGATACAATTCACTTTATGCATAATTTCAAACGCTACTATCGTCAAACTGGCGATAGTGCTGAGGCAATACGTCTTACTTTCTTTACAACAGGTAAAGCACTGGTGATTACTTCTATGGTACTCTCATTGGGGTTTTTCTCTTTCATGATGGGAACAATGATTTCGGTACAAAACTTTGGTTTACTTACCGGAAGTGTTATTATTTTTGCATTACTTTCAGATCTACTGATTGCTCCTGCAATGATGATTGTAATAGCTAAAAGAGGGTGGGTAAAATAGAAATAAATGTGATTAGAGTGAAAAAAATATTTTAAAATATGAAAAAAATGGTAATCTCATAGTAGTTTACTATAATAAAGGAGCATAAATGAAACAACCAATGTGGATAAAGGTAGCGATAGTAGGAATACTGTTTTCCTGTACATACATACATGCAGATGATGCTAGGGCACGTATGATTATGAAAAAAGTTGATGCGCGTGATGATGGTCAAACAATTCAAGAGGATATGCAAATGATTCTCATCGATAAAAGTAGTAAAAAGCGTATACGTTATCTTAAATCGTATAGCAAAGATTTTGGTAAAGATGAATATCGCATTCTCTTTTTCAAATCTCCTGCTGATGTTAAAAATACTGGTTTTTTAACTTATGATTACGATGATTCGAGTAAAGATGATGACCAGTGGCTCTATTTGCCTGCACTTAAAAAAGTTAAACGTATTCCCACTGCAGATAAAAGTGGTAGTTTTATGGGATCAGACTTTAGCTATTTTGACATGACTGACCGTGACCTGGAAGATTATGATTTTAAATTGCTCAAAGAGACCAAAGTGCGCGGAAAACCTGCTTGGGTGATTGAGGCATTGCCACGTAATCAAAGAGTGGTTAAAGAATCAGGTTATATGAAAACA is a window from the Sulfurovum sp. genome containing:
- a CDS encoding DNA-protecting protein DprA translates to MSPKVPYHISALKVMRKYPSELFFRGNLSLLDRPMVSIVGTRTPSLYTQEFTRRLSGALAKRGICVVSGAAMGVDALAHEAAGLDNTIAVLGCGLDIRYPAINKELISGIEKEGLLLGPFVDGFRATNWSFVVRNELVVSLGELLIVTEADIRSGSLRSVEYAVEMGKEIYVLPHRLTDSMGTNKLLAEKKAKPIYDVEHFVSRFGKAVEQTVVKDDFFYFCQRMPSLDETVKKFGDRVYEAELEGTITIQHGIVRLT
- a CDS encoding TlpA family protein disulfide reductase produces the protein MKKLFLAILFTLGFMGHLNAQNTTKELNIKITDLNGKTYKVTGTPEGLKISGMEGKVIFLEFFGNHCPPCLASIPHLISLKKKYKDKLKIIAIEVQGDDPRFPMSLEQLKIFIKRAGINYSVFSIKQNRVFVHYIQTRSQWGGAIPFLVVVDTKGEVRMIHEGFLPEETLDNMIQSLIKEKIKKK
- a CDS encoding glycosyl hydrolase: MFKKVLVGLSMCSVVLLANISLEHKVGQMLMVGFHGISAKPESQICKDIKKYDLGAVILFDFNPVDKTKPKNIANKAQMTRLTKELQACSPKHNLLIAVDQEGGRVQRLKSQYGFYGKFPKAANVVKFGMPKMRQTYEKMARELKSVGINYNLAPVVDLDINQKNHVIHGLGRSFGKDPQMVTKYASLFMDAMHHYGVLTSLKHFPGHGSSVGDTHKGFVDVTNLWRSIELEPYRLLSHQADTVMVAHVFNKKLDIKYPATLSRKTVEGLLRKKLDFNGVVITDDLQMGAISKTYGLKTTLQLAINAGDDMLLFGNQIDPKKVVSIQRLVKLVIQLVKEGKVSKKRINQSYRRIRILKKRIR
- a CDS encoding MMPL family transporter, translated to MIHQNLEIKFSRYGRWITSIPIKIVLFSIAILIPFIVHVPKIKIDTSTEGFMHPNDPVLQTYNHFREQFGREERVIVAIKSDKIFTLPFLQTLRQLHQALASSVPHIDDITSLYNVRNTLGEEDKLYTDDLLEPFPKTQADVERIKHRAMKSHFYKDLFVSSNGNMTAIILESDAYSQAGTSSESIDDDIGGFDEATQESDVRSDDESGSDSQGRHFLTDQENSEFVQAIHSIVRQYRDKGLDIYVAGSASVVDALKVQMRNDMQKFTRTTFLIIVIFFLVMFRRISATIYPVIVVILALLTTVGAMAWTGVAFKLPTQIVPSLLLAVSVGATVHVLSIFFDKFNEKGDKAEAIEYTLGHSGLAIAMTSITTAIGVGSFAGSEVAPISDLGIFAAFGVLVSLFLTLTLLPALLMITRLKPRKKSEPGRLDRIMEKLAILPIYYYKQILIVGGILVMLSLAMATKIEPSHNPLFWFQPDNINRVSTLAIDREMNGSLTIEAVVDTGKENGWNDPVRLKKLDTLAKEFEHYRDPYTHIGKVVSLHTIVKETNKALHANDEHFYTIPNSVNLVAQELLLFENSGSDDLEDVVDSQFSKVRITVKIPWTDSVKAVGVRNYLQRRLQETFPNDKVEVTGMVSLLINTFSQAVHSAIQSYFIAFTLISLMMILILGSVRLGLFSMIPNLVPIILGLFIMVLKPISLDMFTLLIGSIAIGLAVDDTIHFMHNFKRYYRQTGDSAEAIRLTFFTTGKALVITSMVLSLGFFSFMMGTMISVQNFGLLTGSVIIFALLSDLLIAPAMMIVIAKRGWVK
- a CDS encoding outer membrane lipoprotein-sorting protein, which gives rise to MKQPMWIKVAIVGILFSCTYIHADDARARMIMKKVDARDDGQTIQEDMQMILIDKSSKKRIRYLKSYSKDFGKDEYRILFFKSPADVKNTGFLTYDYDDSSKDDDQWLYLPALKKVKRIPTADKSGSFMGSDFSYFDMTDRDLEDYDFKLLKETKVRGKPAWVIEALPRNQRVVKESGYMKTIGIVRKDNYVVVRSISFLKNGKKKYMDIAKLHKQNGVWVSDEMTMITKKGKRILHKTILKFKNIKVNKPLPDSIFTTRRLEKGI